In one Haloplanus salinus genomic region, the following are encoded:
- a CDS encoding response regulator yields the protein MSQHPLTSASSVLHVDDDPALLELTAEFLTRAQSDLDVHSVTDVEQALSVLDTEPVGCIVSDYDMPGSTGLEFLNTVRETYPNLPFILYTGKGSEEIASEAINAGVTGYLQKGGAEQHRRLVNRVDHAVREYRAQIESQRYSTVLEALGYPVYVVDADGQFSYVNDAFVDLVGYEQSELVGAEPDLIKTDESVAEINESLRTVVSSSGPDIEHVEVEIRRNDGTVITCKDHIAALPFDDEFRGCAGILRDLSDQRARKRALQRKNERLEELVSVISHDLRTPLSAARGAADLAAETGDAEHFDALTRAHERLESMLDELLTLARTDERTTTTEAVTLPTAARAAWETVNPDRATLVVDTDRTVMADPDRLQRLFQNLFANAVAHGGSRATVTVGAAESDAHGFYVADDGPGIDPEHRDTVFEPGVSMSTDGTGFGLAIVDRIADAHGWDVALTESADGGARFEFVGTESVDADRTTRSAASD from the coding sequence ATGAGTCAACATCCCCTCACCAGCGCGTCGAGCGTCCTGCACGTCGACGACGACCCGGCGCTACTCGAACTGACCGCCGAATTCCTGACGCGGGCGCAGTCGGACCTCGACGTCCACTCGGTTACCGACGTCGAGCAGGCACTGTCGGTACTCGACACCGAACCGGTCGGCTGCATCGTCAGCGACTACGACATGCCCGGGTCGACGGGCCTCGAGTTCCTCAACACGGTGCGCGAGACGTACCCGAACCTCCCGTTCATTCTCTACACGGGGAAGGGAAGCGAAGAGATCGCGAGCGAGGCGATCAACGCCGGCGTGACGGGCTATCTCCAGAAGGGCGGGGCGGAGCAACACCGCCGGCTGGTGAACCGTGTCGACCACGCGGTCAGGGAGTACCGAGCGCAGATCGAATCACAGCGGTATTCGACCGTGCTCGAAGCGCTCGGCTACCCCGTCTACGTCGTCGACGCGGACGGTCAATTCAGCTACGTGAACGACGCGTTCGTGGATCTGGTCGGCTACGAGCAGTCCGAACTCGTCGGCGCCGAACCGGACCTGATCAAGACTGACGAAAGCGTCGCCGAGATCAACGAGTCGCTCCGGACGGTCGTCTCCAGTTCGGGGCCGGACATCGAGCACGTCGAGGTCGAGATCCGGCGAAACGACGGGACGGTCATCACGTGTAAGGACCACATCGCCGCCCTCCCCTTCGACGACGAGTTCCGCGGCTGTGCCGGGATCCTCCGGGACCTCTCCGATCAGCGGGCGCGCAAACGGGCGCTCCAGCGAAAGAACGAGCGCCTCGAGGAACTCGTCTCGGTCATCTCTCACGATCTCCGAACGCCGCTGTCGGCCGCACGGGGCGCGGCGGACCTCGCCGCGGAGACCGGCGACGCCGAACACTTCGACGCGCTCACGCGGGCTCACGAGCGACTGGAGAGCATGCTCGACGAGTTGCTCACGTTGGCCCGAACCGACGAGCGAACCACGACGACGGAGGCGGTTACCCTCCCGACCGCTGCCCGAGCGGCGTGGGAGACGGTCAATCCCGACCGAGCGACGCTCGTGGTCGACACCGACCGGACGGTCATGGCCGACCCCGATCGGCTGCAGCGTCTCTTCCAGAACCTCTTCGCCAACGCCGTCGCCCACGGGGGTTCACGCGCCACCGTGACCGTCGGGGCCGCCGAAAGTGACGCCCACGGGTTCTACGTCGCCGATGACGGCCCCGGTATCGATCCGGAGCACCGCGACACGGTGTTCGAACCCGGCGTCTCGATGTCGACCGACGGGACCGGCTTCGGGCTGGCTATCGTCGACCGGATCGCCGACGCCCACGGCTGGGACGTCGCCCTCACCGAGAGCGCCGACGGCGGGGCCCGGTTCGAGTTCGTCGGCACCGAGTCGGTCGACGCCGACCGAACTACCCGCTCGGCGGCCTCGGACTGA